AATTTAGCACTTAACTACGCAAACCTTGCTAGTATCGAAGTTAAAACATGCGTTGAAAATTAGTTTTAATATCAACAATGTTTACCTCCTGGTTTCTCTGAGGACTTTAAAAAATCTATGAGATATCGATCCATTTATATTCTCTCCCAGCAAGGTAACACTAACGTTATCTATTCTTAACGGTTCGCAAAACCTTTGTGGCCAATATTGAATGCACTCCTGTGTATAGAAGcaaaaagattgtatttcattgAACAATGTCATTATTTACTATAgatgttttcaaaattataatttagtTCTATGAAGATGATAGGCCtataatatataacaacaaaTAATAACATAACAAGCTATACTTTAAAAAATGTTATGCTTTTATAAGTAAACATCGGTTACATTTTATGGTGGGATAGTGACCAGATGAAAGTTGTCCAGCGATTAGATCACTCCTTGCAATATAGACTCCACTCATCTTATACcatagatcagggtggtccagaCCGCAGAACAAATTTAGCTTATACTtaaccattggcagatatttgtatttattggcagaccatttttgaggtatttttatACAATTCCAACTTGGAATAGCCTCTTCCCTAATCCCGACGTCGAgattgatgtttgttaaaatcccggaatttcaatgttataTCTATAAACCTCAAGACGGTGCCAATATGGGAATAACTTCCTGTGATCGTAACAAGGAGAATGCATTGTCTTGTGCAACAATGCCGATAAGATGAGCCGCGCAAGTAACTGCTCATTTGGAGAGACGCTTTGTGCCttcattttagtaaaaacactcctctattttcaagcgttggccatgtgacagcagtgacaaATCGCAGAGCTTACTTAGCGCCGCGCGATCCAAACATTTTTTAGCTTGGTCTGGAGTCCCAATTTAGACGGACATGGTTGCTCATTGACGATAGTACCAAGCCTGATCACTctacatgtaataaaattagtcgAATATgacaattcatcatacaatgaatgtaataaaaaaaagtgaCCAAGCTAAACTGggaggaaacgtatttccttacccCCAACAACGTTAtaccacagtgtctggtgtgttttcaaataatatctGTCACAAAAGAATgtaattttaagcgacattacaaaaccaaacaccaGAAAAAATACCACGGTATTTCTCGGGATGCAATTTTAAATACCTAAAGGCTTTTAATAACTGCCctaaaaactataaatatatttaaagggAGTAAACTGGAGGtgtttgatcacttttgggttttctccgactgcggccaTCGAGAcatcctcaaaagtttttgcggcccgccaacCTCGCAATCTTGAACCACCCTGCCATAGATTATTCTGCGCTTGTATCGCAAGTCAGGATTTCACTGggaacaatttttaaaaattataatattagtTGGGATTCTAGCCGCTCGAAGCTTCAGATATCAACAGCATTCATGAAGCCGAAACGTTGAAATGATTATCCTTGATTACACCGAATCCACGGTGGTAACTAATTGAGAGCTCATTCAATATTGTTACATTATTACGTTTTACTCAATTCTTTCAACTAAAAGATCCTACGTTATCTTCAATCAAACATTGTTGACTGACATAATTAGGCAGTCATTTACTCGAATTTACCTCAGCACGTGCAAGCATGACAATAGTATTAACTCTATTATCCAATACAGATCTCCAAAAGAATGAAATTCCTTCGTTCATCGGTGTTTGTGCTGCAATCATACTAGTATTTTCGTCGTATGTCTGAGACAAAGAGGCATTGTATGAAGATATGTTAAAAATTATGAGATCACAGTTGCAAGacaaataataatcaatatctGTGATGTCTTACCTCTACCCACGATGCATTTACATATGGTACACTTGTTTCATTGTTGCACATTACCAGAACAACAGCATTATGAtcatctgataaaaaaaaatcagaaatgaagatattttatgagatgcaataaaaaaacaaaattataatatttagatCAACTCACAAGGAATCACATCATCTGATAAATTGAATACTTTATTTTCATAACGTTTTCCCATCAGTCTAGAACATTTCAAAGGTTCCAACgttgacaatttttcaaattcagcaAGAAAATCTCTTCGTTTTTCATGGCtgtattgaatattaaaaaaaaatctttttcttgCTTAACCTCCTACAACCTAAAGTCTCGTAAAAACAAAATCCTTTTTATTGGATGTAATACTATTGCTACTGTTTGGTTAATCCTACCTTGTTATTTCCTGAAATTTGTGTCCAATATCTTGTGCATTATAATCCGTATTTCCAAATAGATAGTTTTCCAAGATCTATTTGTGTAGAAGTATGTACTGGTCCTATAGGTATGAGAGTTgctcaagttttaaaatatcttGCAACTGATAATATCATTGACTCTAATTACAGTTTAAAACTAATTATTTATGATGAGGTTTCTTGATTTTTTTTGATGATGTGCTGATGATGATTGAAGTGCtttcaaaagtcaaaatgaaaaaaataaaataaaacactcACGCAATTTTGTATCATGTCGACACGTTGTGACCTCATTTTCAATACACATTGCAATGCATCAACACTTTCTATATGTCTTCCTTCTTCCAGCAAATAGTCGTATCCTATAAATGTTCCAGTTCTTCCAGCACCAGCGCTAAAATGGAATATTGGTTTCACTCAAAATTCACAAATACTATTAACTTAATTTCGATTATAATCATTGTACTGCGTGTTATATATCACGTGCCTAGCGGGGACTAAAAACATAGCAGTCACCTGCAATGCACTATCATCGATCTATCAGCTCCAAACTCTTCTAAACATTGAATCACAGCTTTATGCATTCTAATAAGATTGGATGTTGTATATGGTATATCATGGTCAGGCCAGGTTACATATTGATATTGCAACACTTCCATTGCTATTTTCTGAAATAGAATTGTTTGAAATATGAGTCTGACTCTAACTATCGTGTTTAGTGCCATGTCACTTTGTTGAATAAAGATTAGATTTTTATCGATTGACAGGGAAACACATTGTTTGTCATAAAACATAACTGTACTCACTCCGTCGTTTGTCTCTACTTGAAATGTTCTTCGTACAAAGCCAGAATACTTTACTTCTCCGGAGTTAAAAACTTTAACTACTCCGAAACATGAAGTAATGCCAGAATCTGGCCAGTACTTTTGACACTTTTTCTGCAAATAAATGGAAAACCACATTAATTAATCATTTAATAACTCACTTTTCCTGCTTCAAAACTCACTTTTCCTGCTTCAAAACATTTTGCCAGCATAACAATAATTTTGCATTCTTGTTCAACAACCATCAACCAAAAATCATCCACAGTTGTTGGTAAAGGACCTTGCGTTGCAATGTATTTGTGTGGTCTAGCATAACCCTGTTAATGCAAAAAAGACAGTCAAAATATGTAACAGTCAAAATAAAGTGAaacattgttttatatatatctttcaCTTTTTGTATTTGACATCCACAAGAAGATAAGATGTACTCAAGAAGATAAGCATATTTAACTCGTATTTGCAGTGCAAAGACCACTTACATTAACGTAGCATGCGTTGATATATCCAGTGTCTTTTGCTTTGATACAAACACGAGTTTCGTCATCTATAAATAAACGAGATATTTTGATTAGTACCACCTGTTACTCACATTAGATGTAGACCTCTCATGctatttttgattgtttttactGTGAAAACTACATAGAGATATGTGTGCAACTGTGTATAATATGTTTTCGGGTCCATCCAAAAAAGGTAATAGACACTAACATGGTAATATGCTTTTATATCTATTTTTCCTTCTCAATCCAGGATTAGATGCGAACGTTGtacttttcatatttgtttttgattcaGTCTTTATCCTCTGAAGaatatatgtaaaataaaatCCTATTAATTTGGTATGTTTTCatgaaaacaatattaaaatgatatttgCAGTAAGAATCATTATTGATTCtcatttatttgtaaaaaagagaaaCATGTTTTAACTGTCTTCTAGTGACATCTAGCGTTTATTCAAAACGACCTTTTTAATTATGTAAATTAAGTAATATACTGGGCAAATCATCGGGTCATATAACATgggaaaaaattcaatttttttccagATTGCGGGTATGGAATAGATGAAATTAAGTTACCTACATATTACTCAATTTTAATACAGATTACCTTGAACTGTTCGTGAAACAATGTCTTCTCATTGTGAAATAGATTCCTGTAATATTTTTCGAAACTATGAAGCGGAACTTTTGTGTTGGGGAttatttctttatcttcatctgTGTGGTATTTATGCAATTGATTGATAATAACTTTTTACAGGATAATACAAGGCTTtagattgaaaataaaaaaagacagATGCTCGTTATTGCTATTACCTTGTTCATTGTTTCgatattgaaaaacaatttgatCTTCTTCCTTGCGAGGTTTCATTCTCCGTCTATAACAAGTAAAAAAGAATTTTCTGTTTTAGATAGCGCcagtgaagtgaaaaaaaagtaaaataaattgttttggaTATTATTCACACATTTGACAAAAAGTTTCAGGTATTGAATCCTACTCAGTTTCGTTTTCCTATATATACTTCGTTTGCATAATTGATTTGTTTATATCCGGACctatgataaaaaaatgaatagttCTTGAATAGCGTGTCAGTTAAAGCAGGTCAGAGTAAAGATGAgtgaattttagaatttttgtttcttttcgTAAATTAAATGACTCAGTTAAGACCGACCATACCTTGAAAATAGTCGTTCTctgctttattttaaattacaccATGAATTTACAAAACAATAATCCCTATCAAAGAAGCTTTCACGATCGAAAAGAACAATTAAAGAAATGCCCAGAAAGTATGAAATATTGTTCTAATCGTCTCTAATTCGAACAATTTAATCTAAATTTGTCGAATAAGACATAAATATGTTTAATACCTGATTAAGTTTTCCACTCAtctaaaacaatattatattatgaAGAATTACATCGCTCACTCatagaatatatttatatattgtttgaaatgAATTGTATGTAATGCATAATACTAGTTTTTAGTTAGTTGCAAAATGTTTATTTCCTAGTGAAGTTTTTATTTCCgcgaagaaaaaatatttactttttgaagaaaatagaaattcaatttttatttcaccTGGATAAGGTTTCTCAATCAGGAGGCCTTCACTAGCACcgaacaaaacatttttttttgttggtgTTGAAGTCACAAGAAATATACTGCAATATACAATGACGACAGTTAGAAGGTTCAACAATTAGTTTAAAAATTGTATCGATTATtgtatttgacattttttttgaaatattttcaaataatatgtaTATCTGCAGTCTACAGATCATATACTGATTGAAACttgttatttataatataaatgtacTTAAATAGTTAAAACTGAATGCTTTCATTTCAGAGGTATCATTAAAATATATCGACGACAAATCTTGCATTGGTATTATTTTTCTTCTACCTGTAAGTTTCGGTGAGTGCCAATCTCCTGTTATAGGCAACATACAAATTTTTCGTAACACTGCTTGCGTTATTTTGACCACTGATGTCACAAGTTGTTTTTACTCGATCTCCAAGTTTCAGATGTAATTTCGAATGATCTTGCCTGGCTCTTCAATAGTATAATACATATTAGTGTTTTGTCATGcagtttattatatatatatatatatagttctgTTTActagaatttaaatattttattttcaggccTAATGATTGAAACTATTAATAGATATATATTCAGCCAAATGTACATTCTgaatttgtatataaaataaaccaacgcagacgttttgttttttgtttttcgcgCAGGATGTAATATAGAACTGCGGAAATGTGCAATTTTATATTACACCTACGTACACCTAATTCAAACAGATAAGGAGCAGAAAAGCAGGGATGTTGTATGTTTTGATAACAGAAGGCACATCCCACACAATAATCATGCATTATTCTAACATAATTTAATATCATGTTGCGAAATTTAATGAATGAATCATACCTGGTTGTGTTTAAAGCTATTGCAATATATTCATCTTCAAGTTGTGAATTATTTAGTTTATTCATACGTTCTTTGTTGAGAACAGACAATGTTCTTCTTTTCACGTTGACTTGTACAACGATAAATAGGCAACTGACAATGTTACATAACGTATATTAATAAATGAATAGAATTTGCTTACTATGTTCAATGTTGTTATCAACGTTTTAGACATTTATTACGATTAAAAACGTTTTCGGCTTTATCTCGGCTCAACTTAGCTTGGCTCAGGGTTACCCCGAGCTCAAAGCGACAATTTTCATTTGACAACAACAAAGACATCGCCTAATATTAAAATTGACTCACTTACTACATGAGTCGGGTCGCTAAAAACAGTCGAATTAGTGTGAAAAGTCAATAAGATAACAAAATTACCTTATAGGGCCATTAGATTCATCCGGAGCGTTTATTGAAATCTCAACAATTCCATCATTCGTCACTTTGTCCTTGGTTGCAGGTGCTTGAAGGTTAGATGGTACTgcaaattacaaattccattaaaatattgattgcaattttatttttgaatttattgaattagtaaaaaaaatgtttcatctgtatatttattttccccatcaagcaatCATACACATTTCCAGTGAAATAAACCGATAATAAACAGAAAGGAAAGGCGACATCCTTGTTGAAAGACAAAACTTGCCTGGTTTCACTAAAGAGGTTTAATTAGTCGTAGGTAAGGTTGAATATTCTCGGTGACTTCGTAAAGTATTTCGAGTACCCCTGAGTATTTCAAGTATTTCTTTCGATATAAGCTTTGACTTCTcaagagaaaaatatttgatcttTTGCGAGATATTGAGATTTGCACCGAAGAGTTAtcacttatcgatcttaagatcggtaagtatattgataggtatttgtctgtatgtctgtctgtctgtctgtgtgtctgtgtgtgtgtctgttagatgcacgcgatatctcacgaaagcgagattgaatctgctccagattttgcatgtgcattcatcttatctcggaccagaagcctattgattttgggcgaattatgtcgtataattagcgagttatcaatcaattattgatatagtgatctagatttttgtaaagcgagagaattttgaaacccgccgagtgtgtgtgtgcgatgcgcagtgcgcaagttacaagagcggatgaatcgaaactgcagtttctgttttgggagatcccctaactatcgatcgataagtcttcggtttccaaccgatattctcgtttaatgaTTTGACGCAAAGGAAAGGCGAATTTAAAGTAGGGAACATAAAGTATTTAAATCCTGATAAATCGAGCCATGCTTCAGAGATTTTGTTTGAAGATAGACTTGAATTAATACCATCAGTCTACggttcattttatttttgtgatttcagctatatattatatatagcaaTAGGTCAAATTTCATTGCAAGACGCTAGCAACTTTGTTGTTTGCATAACTTGATGcggaatattttgttttatatacgttgtgatgtaatttttttacccaaaattttttttttttcaggaaagTTCGATGCTGATATTTCTTGTTCAGAATTGTTTACTTTTTGAAAGATCGTGTCAAGCAATATAATACGGCAAACCcatcattttatattaaaaacaatattgtgatttgatacAAAAGGCAAAAAAGAACTgagcaaaaacaaaacaaaaagcaATAAGCTGAGTGCCAAATTGGTGAAAACATATAGGCCGAAGAAAGAATATGATCACAAGCTTTATGTTGTAGAccataaatattcaaaaaacgtaTATATCATTGCACCTCCACATTTTTATTGCAACAAATTCATGGAAAATCCATGAGTAATTTCTAAATTTCTCACCATTGGTATCGGTAACGCATTCTAGTACTGCCCCTGACTCTGGACCAAAGCCTGCACAAGACTTCGCTTGAATGGAGACATTGTATTTTCTGTTAAAAACTTTTGGAATAACATATGAGGTTATCTGAGATCGCAGcagaatttcatcaattttgtaATTATGATTATTGTATGGCGATATCTTGGCTCTTGTTGAGTTGATCACAAGCTGAAATACAATGAACAGTTTGCAGGTCCATATTTTACCGTTTCCCAAACACAATTATTATTGCAAAGTTTTTTCACACCAATATGCTAAGGTAATCCAACATCAAACACCCGTAGAGGTAGAAATTCTAATTAACCTTTACctaaaataatttcttttgtAATCAGTGTGTGACACAATATGGCATGACTCAATTTTTACGTTCAAATAGAAAGTTTTAAAACTTGTGTTGCGTATAGTAGGCTCAATAACTCCCATGCATTCAATCAATAGAAACTATACTAACCTTAAAATCAGATATATACATCGAATTTGAAAACATTGGTATCGCCCAAGAAATGTTGCAACAACCATCATCAGTCATTTCGACGCTTGTTTTGGTTACTGGACCCGGCAGTCCTCCAGTAGTAGCATTTCTGGTTGTTGCATAATGATTAAAGCAAGTTGCAGTTGTTAAACATGGATCAAtctaaaatgtaaaatattaagGGGGTAAATAGGGGAATAAGCATATTGCGTTTACGTCAGAGAAAATGTTGTCCATTAATAGCGGTCAAATTATATATTCTAACCTAGTATTCACCTTGATGAAATAGGGAGTTGACGGTTGAAGACTTGCCACGATTGACGTAATGGAGATTTTATTCGGTGTCGTAAAGAAAATGATGTGATTGGTGCTGTTGCTAGGATCCACAATTCGAAATCTATGGCATAATGTTATTGGATGGTAAGTAAAAATACGtatgcaatatttaaaacaaacaaaaaaacactaGTACGGATTTTAAGACATGATATTTTATAGACAAAACATAAAACAATAccatgtaaaataaaatatattcatggCAGAAATGACTCGTAACTATCCGAAGAGGTTTTAATTAAAGAATTACCTTTGGAATCAGATTATGGACGATATGGCtgacaaaaaaaactttttgattAAGTCAGTAATTTCTTAGTATCGGTCTCGTGTTTTTTGTCTAATATTCAATTAGCATTAGTTAAATAAATTGTACTTTGTAGACTTTTTGTGGTTAAATTGGATTCTTCAGATATTTCAGGCGGCAAATGTATTGTATGCTAACGGCCATATTCTATTTTGTCTGAATTCATGGAAAATACTAGTGTCCTGGTCAAATCTGTTTGCTGGATATTGAAGAGTTTTATTTGACGTAGCAAATAGAACATAAATCCCacataaaaatgaatgatttacCAAATCGTTTTCGGTAAATGAGTGGGTTGTCACGATGAGTTAAGGACCGTCAAAAGATGATCAGAGTCGACTTCCAGATATGCTTGAGCCTATTACTAAATCATTACTGAGTTTTCGATATTTGATTCCGACCTTACGTGTGGGTGCTTCCGCTGGATAAGTAGACTATATTAGATTGCATTTTATAGCAAGTTAATTGTAAATGCTCAGgtatagatagatagatagataggtGGATACCTGTGCTTAATTCCAATCCCGCGAAGATGTGGCTTCCAGGTAATCCATAGACTTGAGTTGCAAGGTGAAGTTGTAATGTTCAGGATTGATGGTTGACTTGGAACTGCAATATAGGGTAACCACAAAAAGAACCCAtttcatttggaacatattctatgGTATTCGTTTTTTGGGGTCACcttgtatatataaaattattcgttTTTTGTATCTGCTTTTTTGGGagtttacaaatatcagcaatAAAAGTTCTATATAAGTTTAGGGTTAAGAGCGTGTGCAAAATAGTAATTGCCTCAATTAGCTTGATGAACGCATAATACTTTTTGTGTTTATTACatattttcatttacatatgtaAGCAAtctatttatgaatattttactaaTCTTACCAGTTATATCAACTGTTTTCGAAATCGATGTAGTAGTTTTCCCAACTGTATTTGATGCCAAACATTTATATTGTCCTTCGTCTGCAATTGTCAATTGCTTCAGGTTCAAAACTAGTTTTTGTTCTACTCTGGATTGTTTATTTGATCGAATTGAAGGCTTGGTCATTTTTCCTTTCATCCATTGAACTGTCGTAGTTGGAAAACCAGATACCATGCAAAGTATTTCCTTTTCACCCTTATACAACGTCACAGTGAGTTTGGTTTCTGATAACATCATATCAGGCGGtttaactaaaataaaaacatcaaaaataatttttttaacacacaagcccaggggttctcaaacttttggtgttgcggagcccttgaaaagttgACTATCATTcccggagccccaaaataaatgttagaattggtactttccgattaatattcctgagtaagttaaaaatACTTTACCTAACTTAAATGCaaaacttttttaatagggttattACAAGtcataatttaataatttaaatatacaaaacgctgtaaatttgacacttgacaaacatattaataaattagaagtcgaatcttttcccttttgacattttcggaagactTGAAAGGCCACTAATAATGTgcatgataattttttcatatttttccttttttttctttttcttggtCTATATATATCCACTTGTGTTCTtttcatatcatgccctgatgaagttttcctgtatagaaattcgaaacgtcggcaaattacatcgttttgctaacaccggttgtgcttcatttattatcaacatgactttacctggtggcaatcatgcattatattatactcacgtcagattaaaaacgcttttataggcattgtaaatcacaaaatttgatgttttgttagtttttttttggttattcatcgtagtaactgcgatgtcgaaacacagtcaattgtgcgcgcggtGTACCttttttccattctgaaactaccaacggagccgcatgcaataaaataaacttcGATCATTCGTATTCTGCCCAGATCTTGTAATTTTTCAAACGGCGAActtatcttgcttaaaaataatctcgagtgcgaaggaacaaatcaagtttgacaaatcgcaaaaatacgactccaattatTTATAGTTGACactttatcacgtattttatgttatttcagaatagtattctttcttTTTAgcaatcctaatagtaatctggaatcaaacgtgagtaacgatgagcacaattaaattattacgacaagacactttaaatactcgcatcggtcatgtattgaatattttacgcaatagaaatctcgttatccgttttttttttaattgctaaTGATGTTGcacggaaatttccgatttcaattttgaatccttttaaaaatcctgCCTGCGCTCCAGCTCATAAATAacgtcattttttaattccgcctcttttcCATATTTCAAGGCTatattattgtcaaattttatcaaagctgttattgcttctttgcacagttacaaaattaaccaagtccgtattttgaaaagtaatcggaTAGTTCGCGGAGCCCGTGGGTTcttctcgcggagccctggggctccgtacggagcactttgagaacctatgcactAGCCTATCGGGGTTGGGCGGTTAGAGAAGGCGGGGGGCATGCCCCGAGTGTTGATCAACGTCGAAAGTCACTCATTATTCCTTTCACCTAACTTGTGACAAATAAGTTCCGTGTAGTGTGTAATGGATAAAccgattttcttgtttttttttgtaacgaTATGTAGGTTCGATTTGATGTGACTCTTATAAATCAGGTTGTTAAATCAAATCTGAACATTCATATAATGAGGTTATTGTACATAGCACTGTTTTTCATTCGCTGTTATTGTTTAGCAAGGTATAGATTAGATTGGTCTTGAGATGTGAATGAATCGTGTTAAGATTGAGCGTTCAATACAAATCCTATTATGCGGATTGGACTTAGGCTTACCTAAACCTAAAGATTTGGTAGTGAAAATGATAATTTCTATACGATATACATTCCAATGCAAATTTTGAGGATATTCCAGgatattttatttcacaaaaatgaaaacaaaaatgccctaaacactgatatatatgcaataattgatTTGCTGACCTTTTATGCATATAATCCCTCCTTTATGGTTTGAAGGATAATCAGATAATTTTTCTGCGTTCTCAATTACAAGATAATTTTCCTCTAACCCTCCTCCCGGCTCATTAGGTGCCCTGCAAAGCATCACGTAAAAACAAATAGAAAACCATTTCCTGATGAATTGCTTCACATATTACAAAGCCTTACattcttatatatttttaaaataaccgAGCGGAATGGTAAATATCAATAAGGATTTGATTACTTAc
This is a stretch of genomic DNA from Styela clava chromosome 2, kaStyClav1.hap1.2, whole genome shotgun sequence. It encodes these proteins:
- the LOC120336315 gene encoding receptor-type tyrosine-protein phosphatase epsilon-like; translated protein: MGKRYENKVFNLSDDVIPYDHNAVVLVMCNNETSVPYVNASWVETYDENTSMIAAQTPMNEGISFFWRSVLDNRVNTIVMLARAEECIQYWPQRFCEPLRIDNVSVTLLGENINGSISHRFFKVLRETRRLVLHKYNILTGVMNNVQKMVALYWILLGRCREIQEVFGDQLVLFTAPMVLDELEHFAQSQI
- the LOC144432007 gene encoding receptor-type tyrosine-protein phosphatase O-like, which codes for MKSTTFASNPGLRRKNRYKSILPYDETRVCIKAKDTGYINACYVNGYARPHKYIATQGPLPTTVDDFWLMVVEQECKIIVMLAKCFEAGKVSFEAGKKKCQKYWPDSGITSCFGVVKVFNSGEVKYSGFVRRTFQVETNDGKIAMEVLQYQYVTWPDHDIPYTTSNLIRMHKAVIQCLEEFGADRSMIVHCSAGAGRTGTFIGYDYLLEEGRHIESVDALQCVLKMRSQRVDMIQNCP
- the LOC120335420 gene encoding uncharacterized protein LOC120335420 — translated: MIGINCWFVMLTFLATSIAGPWIKVNKPFYELTFHNTASTWPQAKSFCENSRSSLVQLDVSSVKDDVYDTVRSSGAISTYWIGATDEAAEGVWKWIDGTPASIDWAPNEPGGGLEENYLVIENAEKLSDYPSNHKGGIICIKVKPPDMMLSETKLTVTLYKGEKEILCMVSGFPTTTVQWMKGKMTKPSIRSNKQSRVEQKLVLNLKQLTIADEGQYKCLASNTVGKTTTSISKTVDITVPSQPSILNITTSPCNSSLWITWKPHLRGIGIKHRFRIVDPSNSTNHIIFFTTPNKISITSIVASLQPSTPYFIKIDPCLTTATCFNHYATTRNATTGGLPGPVTKTSVEMTDDGCCNISWAIPMFSNSMYISDFKLVINSTRAKISPYNNHNYKIDEILLRSQITSYVIPKVFNRKYNVSIQAKSCAGFGPESGAVLECVTDTNVPSNLQAPATKDKVTNDGIVEISINAPDESNGPISCLFIVVQVNVKRRTLSVLNKERMNKLNNSQLEDEYIAIALNTTRARQDHSKLHLKLGDRVKTTCDISGQNNASSVTKNLYVAYNRRLALTETYSIFLVTSTPTKKNVLFGASEGLLIEKPYPDGE